One genomic region from Anopheles bellator chromosome 2, idAnoBellAS_SP24_06.2, whole genome shotgun sequence encodes:
- the LOC131209825 gene encoding skin secretory protein xP2-like encodes MKLLGVVCLLALVLFAAAEDEKKPVAEAKVDDSKADESQNLDDKKQDKRGLHGWTGSFGGYEEHHEVPHFETHEEKTLTVVKKVPVPYPVEKHIPYPVEKHVPVPVKVGVPKPYPVYKTVHYPVKEIVKVPVHVPAPYPVEKKVPYPVHVPYDRPVPVKVYVPAPYPVEKKVHVPVKVHVPAPYPVEKKIHVPVKVPVHVEKPYPVEKVVHYPVHVPVDRPVPVHVDKPVPVPVEKPVPYEVIKKVPYPVHVPYDRPVPVHVDKPVPVPVKVPVPQPYPVEKHIPYPVEKHVPYPVKVPVERPVPVEIEKHVPYEVEKPVPYPVKVPVHVPVHHHEEEHHHEEVHSEGLSEHHDFDEHHH; translated from the exons ATGAAATTGTTG GGCGTTGTCTGCCTGCTTGCCCTGGTGCTTTTCGCAGCGGCCGAAGATGAAAAGAAACCAGTGGCGGAGGCCAAAGTAGATGACAGCAAGGCCGACGAGAGCCAGAACCTGGACGATAAGAAACAGGACAAACGGGGTCTGCACGGATGGACCGGAAGCTTCGGTGGCTACGAGGAACACCACGAAGTGCCACACTTTGAGACGCACGAGGAAAAGACACTGACCGTCGTCAAGAAGGTCCCGGTGCCGTACCCGGTCGAGAAGCACATCCCGTATCCGGTGGAGAAGCATGTGCCCGTCCCGGTGAAGGTCGGCGTACCGAAACCATACCCAGTCTACAAGACGGTCCACTATCCGGTCAAGGAAATCGTCAAGGTGCCAGTCCATGTTCCGGCCCCGTACCCGGTGGAGAAGAAGGTCCCGTATCCGGTCCATGTGCCGTACgatcgtcccgtcccggtcaAGGTGTACGTGCCCGCTCCTTATCCGGTCGAGAAGAAGGTCCATGTGCCGGTGAAGGTCCATGTTCCGGCCCCGTACCCAGTGGAGAAGAAGATCCACGTGCCAGTGAAGGTTCCGGTCCATGTCGAGAAGCCGTACCCGGTCGAAAAGGTTGTCCACTACCCGGTCCATGTCCCAGTCGATCGTCCAGTTCCGGTCCATGTCGACAAGccagtcccggtcccggtggagAAGCCCGTGCCGTATGAGGTCATCAAGAAGGTCCCATACCCAGTGCATGTCCCGTACGATCGTCCAGTTCCGGTTCATGTCGACAAGCCCGTGCCAGTCCCGGTGAAGGTTCCAGTTCCGCAGCCCTACCCGGTCGAGAAGCACATCCCGTACCCGGTCGAGAAGCACGTCCCGTACCCGGTGAAGGTCCCGGTCGAGCGCCCAGTTCCGGTCGAGATCGAGAAGCACGTCCCGTATGAGGTCGAGAAGCCGGTGCCGTACCCGGTCAAGGTTCCGGTCCACGTGCCGGTTCACCACCACGAGGAAGAGCACCACCACGAGGAGGTCCACTCCGAGGGTCTGAGCGAACATCACGACTTTGACGAACACCATCACTAA